In Deltaproteobacteria bacterium CG11_big_fil_rev_8_21_14_0_20_49_13, one genomic interval encodes:
- a CDS encoding histone deacetylase has product METGPSIPMQPLHPADVALYQDLFSLFFFLQSVRKALMSVGYVWEDLYTRHNMGEYHPESPLRLKAVKNVIDDVKVAPFLTRLIPKPATKEELSWVHDGHYIDRIESTSGKFEDLDPDTSTCPATWDAALLAAGGVIACVDYVMEEKYSHGAFAFVRPPGHHAERTHAMGFCFFNNIAIGTEHAINKYGLKRVAVLDFDVHHGNGTQNHFYNRGDVLFASVHRHPFYPGTGDAIETGKGLGKGLNINVPLNGGGGDEEFRAAWDNILAKVEGFKPELIMVSAGFDAHVEDPLGGMKLTTGAYRRLASKLVLLSKKVCGGRLVLVLEGGYSLSALRSCVKAVLEEMI; this is encoded by the coding sequence ATGGAAACGGGACCTTCGATACCGATGCAACCGCTCCATCCGGCGGATGTAGCCTTATACCAAGATCTTTTTAGTCTTTTCTTTTTTCTCCAATCTGTTAGAAAAGCGCTCATGTCAGTCGGATACGTTTGGGAAGATCTGTACACTAGGCACAACATGGGTGAGTACCACCCGGAGTCCCCCTTAAGGCTCAAGGCCGTGAAAAACGTTATCGATGATGTGAAGGTTGCGCCTTTCCTGACGAGGCTCATTCCCAAACCTGCCACCAAAGAAGAGCTTTCATGGGTGCATGACGGTCATTACATAGATCGCATTGAATCTACTTCAGGTAAATTCGAAGATCTTGACCCCGACACCTCTACATGTCCGGCAACATGGGATGCGGCGCTTCTTGCCGCCGGCGGCGTGATCGCGTGCGTAGATTATGTGATGGAAGAGAAATATTCCCATGGCGCGTTCGCCTTTGTAAGGCCGCCCGGGCATCATGCAGAGCGTACCCATGCGATGGGTTTCTGCTTCTTTAATAATATTGCGATAGGGACCGAACATGCCATAAATAAGTATGGGCTGAAAAGGGTCGCCGTTCTTGATTTTGACGTTCATCACGGCAACGGAACACAGAACCATTTCTATAACAGGGGAGATGTCCTTTTCGCCTCCGTCCACCGTCATCCATTTTACCCGGGAACCGGCGATGCGATAGAGACCGGTAAGGGCCTAGGCAAGGGACTTAATATCAACGTCCCGTTAAATGGCGGCGGAGGAGACGAAGAGTTCCGTGCCGCTTGGGATAATATTCTGGCAAAGGTCGAAGGGTTCAAGCCGGAGCTTATAATGGTATCTGCAGGGTTCGATGCCCACGTAGAGGATCCTCTTGGAGGTATGAAGTTGACGACCGGCGCTTACCGGCGGCTTGCATCGAAACTTGTCTTGCTTTCCAAGAAGGTGTGCGGCGGGCGCCTTGTATTGGTCCTCGAAGGCGGCTACAGTCTTTCGGCGCTTCGCTCCTGCGTCAAGGCCGTTCTTGAAGAGATGATCTAG